A genomic stretch from Carboxydocella sporoproducens DSM 16521 includes:
- the murG gene encoding undecaprenyldiphospho-muramoylpentapeptide beta-N-acetylglucosaminyltransferase: MRLLVTGGGTGGHIYPALAVARAWQERFGSGSVLYVGTSRGLEARLVPPTGIPFLTVEVQGLPRTINRELLTFTPRLLRGLKQGRRILREFRPQVVLGTGGYVSFPVVALATLAGIPALLHEQNAFPGLANRLLARRVAGVALTFPEAAARFPAGVEYRVTGLPVRPEISRVSREEGLAYLGLEGKRPVLLVTGGSRGARSINRAMLGVYRALNQLPPLDIVHITGELTFAETMESISVLGIENYKKGNIYIKPYEHQMAHALAAADLILCRAGATTLAEITVRGLPAILVPYPYAAENHQEYNARALVQAGAARMLLDRELNGQRLVSLLTELLQQPRRLQEMAAAARQLGRPQALADLMEFLLEKAR; the protein is encoded by the coding sequence ATGCGTCTACTGGTGACCGGTGGTGGAACCGGGGGGCACATATATCCAGCCCTGGCGGTGGCCCGGGCCTGGCAGGAGCGGTTTGGCAGCGGCTCGGTGCTTTATGTGGGCACCAGCAGGGGCCTGGAAGCCCGACTGGTGCCGCCCACGGGTATTCCATTCCTGACGGTGGAGGTACAGGGACTGCCGCGCACTATCAACCGGGAATTGCTGACTTTTACTCCCCGCCTGCTGCGGGGATTAAAACAGGGGCGGCGAATTCTGAGGGAATTTCGGCCCCAGGTGGTGCTCGGCACCGGGGGTTATGTCTCCTTTCCTGTGGTGGCCCTGGCTACCCTGGCCGGAATTCCTGCTCTTTTACATGAACAAAATGCCTTTCCCGGTCTGGCCAATCGTTTGCTGGCCCGGCGGGTGGCGGGAGTAGCCCTGACTTTCCCGGAGGCAGCTGCCCGTTTTCCGGCCGGGGTGGAGTACCGGGTAACCGGTTTGCCGGTGCGGCCGGAAATCAGCCGGGTAAGCCGGGAGGAAGGGCTGGCCTATCTGGGGCTGGAGGGCAAACGCCCGGTCCTGCTGGTTACCGGGGGTAGCCGGGGAGCGCGCAGTATCAACCGGGCCATGCTGGGGGTCTACCGCGCGCTCAACCAGTTGCCTCCTCTGGATATAGTCCATATAACCGGTGAGCTTACTTTTGCTGAAACCATGGAATCAATTTCCGTTTTAGGTATAGAAAACTATAAAAAGGGCAATATTTACATTAAACCCTACGAACACCAGATGGCCCATGCCCTGGCGGCTGCCGACCTGATTCTCTGCCGGGCCGGGGCTACTACACTGGCGGAAATTACTGTGCGTGGCCTGCCTGCTATTCTGGTGCCCTATCCCTATGCAGCGGAAAACCATCAGGAATACAACGCCAGGGCCCTGGTCCAGGCGGGAGCGGCCCGCATGCTGCTGGACCGGGAACTGAATGGCCAGCGGCTGGTAAGTTTGCTGACGGAATTATTGCAACAGCCCCGGCGTTTGCAGGAAATGGCGGCAGCTGCCCGCCAGCTGGGGAGACCGCAGGCCTTAGCGGATCTGATGGAGTTTTTACTGGAAAAAGCCCGTTAA